The following proteins are co-located in the Polymorphospora rubra genome:
- the folE gene encoding GTP cyclohydrolase I FolE, translating into MVNGKLTGVPVEQAVDLERIEKAVREILVAVGEDPDRDGLRNTPARVARAYAELFAGLRVDPAQVLTTTFEANHEELVLVRDIDVMSLCEHHLLPFHGVAHIGYVPGTHGRITGLSKLARLVEVYARRPQVQERLTSQIADLLMAKLDPRGVIVVLECEHMCMAMRGIQKAGAKTITSAVRGLHQRSAKSRAEAMALIINS; encoded by the coding sequence CTGGTCAACGGCAAGCTCACCGGTGTACCCGTCGAGCAGGCCGTCGACCTCGAACGGATCGAGAAGGCTGTACGCGAGATCCTCGTCGCGGTCGGGGAGGACCCCGACCGCGACGGGCTGCGGAACACCCCGGCCCGGGTCGCCCGGGCGTACGCCGAGCTGTTCGCCGGCCTGCGCGTCGACCCCGCCCAGGTGCTCACCACGACCTTCGAGGCCAACCACGAGGAACTCGTACTGGTCCGCGACATCGACGTGATGAGCCTGTGCGAACACCACCTGCTGCCGTTCCACGGCGTGGCGCACATCGGCTACGTGCCCGGCACCCACGGCCGGATCACCGGGCTGTCCAAGCTGGCCCGGCTGGTGGAGGTCTACGCCCGCCGACCCCAGGTACAGGAACGGCTCACCTCGCAGATCGCCGACCTGCTGATGGCCAAGCTCGACCCGCGCGGCGTGATCGTCGTGCTCGAGTGCGAGCACATGTGCATGGCGATGCGCGGCATCCAGAAGGCCGGTGCCAAGACCATCACCTCCGCCGTACGCGGCCTGCACCAGCGCAGCGCCAAGTCCCGCGCCGAGGCGATGGCGCTCATCATCAACTCATAG
- a CDS encoding FtsK/SpoIIIE domain-containing protein has product MASFKGRAGRAAALHRQAAAVAAAAGGVLDATRPAPADRREQHDLAERLRAAAGTLAPGWLGGPLEAQSADTPLGGPGLPGFVRIGTAQPLDDARFPAIVPLLGTGHLTIDADARDARVAGLIRAVLLRLLAAAPAGSLLVRAVDAAGMGTVFAPFAPLADAGLMPPPVSDRTGLRAVLAEAEQWVRPARPAAARHNRRDRTLLVVIASLPELTEGGDLARIAALAQHGPAAGLHLIVAGWPPPPLTAETTQAPLPRTTMVTLRNPYALIGDPPGSSFGSPAPHLPSTGLNSPVFLDEEPPAHLFDRVCQELADRFDARSRLSLRDLLPDEVDGSWTEESTAGLATPVGQDGDRPVLLQFNDLTPHWMVGGRSGSGKTAFLINVLYGLCARYGPAELTLYLLDFKEGVSFADFVPTDRDRTWLPQARAVGVESDREYGLAVLRELDAEMTRRSVAYKRAGVTRFSELREHLRLPRVVCVVDEFQVLLAGGDRLAGEAVDLLESLARKGRSYGIHLVLASQTVLGVEALYAKRDAIFGQFPVRVALPGGGDVLEPANDAAAGLPLGTAVVNTAGGLGGPRGATRGHERIVRFPDPHADRTALATLRRRLWEARPPEAAPPLVFAGYAEQRLDDDPAYLAALAGRSARPAALVGRTIDVQLSTASFPLDASPGRHLAVLGPDPAGADVLAAAARSLAAQHPPGGVRFVVASLVGDGDPVAAGLVTELAARQDVESVDVAGLVEALAMDGPGYLVVFGMDTVNADTLPAERLRTLLHHGPGRGVHLLSWWRGPRRFGEELGGAGARDDVAGLVFLNVPGAEVSALVGRPVDWQPRPNRALLHDRHTDRTAVVVPFTGAERDV; this is encoded by the coding sequence GTGGCCAGCTTCAAGGGGCGGGCGGGCCGGGCTGCCGCGTTGCATCGGCAGGCCGCCGCGGTCGCGGCGGCGGCCGGTGGCGTCCTCGACGCGACCCGGCCGGCTCCGGCGGACCGGCGGGAACAGCATGATCTGGCCGAGCGGCTGCGGGCCGCGGCTGGGACGTTGGCGCCGGGGTGGCTCGGCGGACCGTTGGAGGCCCAGTCGGCGGACACGCCCCTCGGCGGGCCCGGGCTGCCAGGGTTCGTCCGGATCGGTACGGCGCAGCCGTTGGACGATGCCCGTTTTCCGGCGATCGTCCCGCTGCTCGGCACCGGCCATCTGACCATCGACGCCGATGCCCGGGACGCCCGGGTCGCCGGGCTGATCCGGGCCGTGCTGCTGCGGCTGCTCGCGGCCGCGCCCGCCGGGTCACTGCTGGTCCGGGCGGTCGACGCGGCGGGAATGGGTACGGTCTTCGCGCCGTTCGCGCCGCTGGCCGATGCCGGCCTGATGCCGCCGCCGGTCTCCGACCGCACCGGGCTGCGGGCGGTGCTGGCCGAGGCGGAGCAGTGGGTGCGACCGGCCCGTCCTGCCGCGGCCCGACACAACCGCCGGGACCGTACGTTGCTGGTGGTGATCGCGTCGCTGCCGGAGCTGACCGAGGGTGGTGACCTGGCCCGGATCGCGGCCCTGGCCCAGCACGGTCCGGCGGCCGGGTTGCATCTGATCGTGGCCGGCTGGCCGCCTCCGCCGTTGACGGCGGAGACCACCCAGGCGCCGCTGCCCCGAACCACGATGGTCACGTTGCGGAATCCGTACGCGCTGATCGGCGATCCGCCGGGTTCGTCGTTCGGCAGCCCGGCCCCGCACCTGCCGTCGACCGGGCTGAACTCGCCGGTGTTCCTGGACGAGGAACCGCCGGCCCACCTGTTCGACCGGGTGTGTCAGGAGTTGGCCGACCGGTTCGACGCCCGGTCCCGGCTGTCACTGCGTGACCTGCTGCCCGACGAGGTCGACGGGTCGTGGACCGAGGAGTCGACGGCCGGACTGGCGACGCCGGTGGGCCAGGACGGCGACCGTCCGGTGCTGCTCCAGTTCAACGACCTGACGCCACACTGGATGGTCGGTGGCCGGTCGGGCTCCGGCAAGACGGCGTTCCTGATCAACGTCCTCTACGGACTCTGCGCGCGGTACGGTCCGGCCGAGCTGACCCTCTACCTGCTCGACTTCAAGGAGGGCGTCTCTTTCGCCGACTTCGTACCGACCGACCGGGATCGCACGTGGCTGCCGCAGGCGCGGGCGGTCGGTGTCGAGTCCGACCGGGAGTACGGGCTCGCGGTGCTGCGCGAACTCGACGCGGAGATGACCCGGCGTTCGGTGGCGTACAAGCGGGCCGGGGTGACCCGCTTCAGCGAGCTGCGCGAGCACCTCCGGCTGCCGCGGGTGGTGTGCGTGGTGGACGAGTTCCAGGTGCTGTTGGCCGGCGGCGACCGGCTGGCCGGCGAGGCGGTCGATCTGCTGGAGTCGTTGGCCCGCAAGGGCCGGTCGTACGGCATCCATCTGGTGCTCGCGAGTCAGACGGTGCTCGGTGTCGAGGCGCTCTACGCCAAGCGTGACGCGATCTTCGGGCAGTTCCCGGTGCGGGTGGCCCTGCCGGGTGGTGGTGACGTCCTGGAGCCCGCCAACGACGCGGCCGCCGGCCTGCCGCTGGGTACGGCGGTCGTCAACACCGCAGGTGGGTTGGGTGGGCCGCGGGGCGCCACCCGGGGCCATGAACGGATTGTCCGGTTCCCGGATCCGCATGCCGATCGGACCGCGCTGGCCACTCTGCGACGCCGGTTGTGGGAGGCCCGGCCGCCGGAGGCGGCACCGCCGCTGGTGTTCGCGGGGTACGCGGAGCAGCGGCTCGACGACGACCCGGCCTACCTGGCCGCGCTGGCGGGCCGGTCCGCCCGGCCGGCGGCGCTGGTCGGCCGGACGATCGACGTCCAGTTGTCGACCGCGTCCTTCCCGCTCGACGCCTCGCCCGGCCGGCATCTGGCGGTGCTCGGCCCGGACCCGGCCGGTGCGGACGTGCTCGCGGCGGCCGCCCGCAGCCTGGCCGCGCAGCATCCGCCGGGCGGGGTGCGGTTCGTCGTGGCGTCGTTGGTGGGTGACGGTGATCCGGTGGCGGCCGGGTTGGTGACGGAGTTGGCGGCGCGCCAGGATGTCGAGAGTGTCGACGTGGCGGGGCTGGTCGAGGCCCTGGCCATGGATGGTCCCGGCTACCTGGTGGTCTTCGGCATGGACACGGTGAACGCGGACACGCTGCCGGCGGAGCGGCTTCGCACGCTGCTGCACCACGGCCCGGGACGCGGGGTCCATCTGCTGTCGTGGTGGCGCGGGCCGCGCCGGTTCGGCGAAGAGCTGGGCGGCGCCGGGGCCCGCGACGACGTGGCCGGCCTGGTTTTCCTCAACGTGCCCGGCGCCGAGGTGTCGGCGCTGGTCGGTCGCCCGGTCGACTGGCAGCCTCGGCCGAACCGGGCGCTGCTGCACGACCGGCACACCGACCGTACGGCGGTGGTCGTGCCGTTCACCGGAGCGGAGCGTGACGTATGA
- a CDS encoding M23 family metallopeptidase, whose amino-acid sequence MTAGPVAGLPRRRRWRGMLALGITTVLVALCCAGGVTALFLADPTTEDNALLLSSFGCGESGPVDANGNLPRIDPYGEAQVRNAAIIINVGAELSVPPKGWVIAVATAMQESALSNLPHLGANNDHDSVGLFQQRPSQGWGTPAQLRDPTYAARKFYEKLLTVKGWQQMPLTEAAQKVQVSAFPDAYAKHEPLATQIVNTLADGAARAAGTVSELRCAAGDEIAASGWTAPVGEGIVSGFRTAARPSHHGVDLGSGRGTPIRAAAAGRVLVSRCDADSAPPWSCDSDGSPSTPGCGWYVDMLHAGNIVTRYCHMVARPHVAVGEQVAAGQVIGLVGTSGRSSGPHLHFEVHINGDRSSRGAVDPVRFMRDVGAPLGAGT is encoded by the coding sequence ATGACGGCCGGGCCGGTCGCCGGCCTGCCCCGCCGCCGGCGGTGGCGCGGGATGCTGGCGCTCGGGATCACCACGGTGCTGGTGGCACTCTGCTGCGCCGGCGGGGTGACCGCACTCTTCCTCGCCGACCCGACGACGGAGGACAACGCACTGCTGTTGTCCAGCTTCGGCTGCGGCGAGAGTGGGCCGGTCGACGCCAACGGCAACCTGCCCCGGATCGACCCGTACGGCGAGGCGCAGGTCCGCAATGCGGCGATCATCATCAACGTGGGCGCGGAACTGTCCGTGCCGCCAAAGGGCTGGGTCATCGCGGTGGCGACCGCGATGCAGGAGTCAGCGCTGTCGAACCTGCCGCACCTCGGCGCGAACAACGACCACGACTCGGTGGGGCTCTTCCAGCAGCGGCCGAGCCAGGGTTGGGGCACACCGGCCCAGCTTCGGGACCCGACCTACGCCGCTCGGAAGTTCTACGAAAAGCTGCTGACGGTCAAGGGCTGGCAGCAGATGCCGCTCACGGAGGCGGCCCAGAAGGTACAGGTCAGTGCCTTTCCCGACGCGTATGCCAAGCACGAACCGCTCGCCACGCAGATCGTCAACACGCTCGCCGACGGCGCGGCCCGAGCGGCCGGCACGGTTTCCGAACTGCGGTGCGCGGCAGGCGACGAGATCGCCGCATCCGGCTGGACCGCGCCGGTCGGCGAGGGCATCGTCTCCGGATTCCGGACCGCGGCCCGGCCGAGCCACCACGGGGTCGACCTCGGTTCCGGCCGCGGCACGCCGATCCGGGCCGCCGCGGCGGGCCGGGTGCTGGTCTCCCGGTGCGACGCCGACAGCGCGCCGCCCTGGTCGTGCGATTCGGACGGCTCCCCGTCCACACCGGGGTGCGGCTGGTACGTCGACATGCTCCACGCCGGCAACATCGTCACCCGGTACTGCCACATGGTCGCCCGGCCACACGTCGCCGTCGGCGAGCAGGTCGCGGCCGGTCAGGTCATCGGGCTGGTCGGCACCAGCGGCCGATCCTCCGGCCCGCACCTGCATTTCGAGGTACACATCAACGGTGACCGGAGCAGCCGCGGCGCGGTCGACCCGGTGCGGTTCATGCGGGACGTCGGCGCTCCCCTGGGCGCGGGCACATGA
- a CDS encoding MFS transporter has protein sequence MARRAMAVLLAVLVGAAATVSWPALGTHPAQAAPLPTRVPAELCTTEQWQADFRACVDKLEEVTEARAQCLTPPTPGTPDSGLAGWFAGRPDSSKLPGPQGLYSDYGYAGYSYTTYDIEGGCASTLLHPEYRVTTTIANGEFMLATAIIGASNALRERAWSPQSMWGWADPLVEQATKAIYQKVFSVFGIVTLCVVGLYLIWRSRQSDMSNAMTTAGWAVFVMVAVTAVAAWPVASANVADRALVSGLGVVHDAVGPRAADTPPERCDDPTPGACTDNRPPAVRASDTSTETMLYRNWLRGVLGSADTETARKYGRALYDAKSLSWDEAQKLRDNPATRQATIDAKGRQWMKVAEQIRAEDPEAYEYLQGTRDMDRVGAGFIAVLAALLFAMFDLTASLLVLLGFLIFRWAVVAAPILGTVGLMRPASAGIRRLGNAVVAAIFNIAIFGTGAAVYLLAVDLVMSTPTLPGWLQVVLVWLCGVVGWLLLRPYRRITQLGGKDATAAVTSAGSWHRQFFKDMREAAKLNAAEPGGSAEPQSAKRRQVVVEQSNLRPEARLEDPAHSSESRDRPGEKVPPSAEPAAAPSREPAQPPVQPRRPAQWTGPDVPESAPSFAIYRPGSGDRATAPDPTPRVRTEAR, from the coding sequence ATGGCCAGGCGGGCCATGGCAGTGCTTCTCGCCGTACTCGTCGGTGCCGCGGCGACCGTCTCCTGGCCGGCGCTGGGAACGCATCCGGCCCAGGCCGCCCCGTTGCCGACCCGGGTACCCGCGGAACTCTGCACCACCGAGCAGTGGCAGGCCGACTTCCGGGCCTGCGTCGACAAGCTCGAAGAGGTCACCGAGGCCCGGGCGCAGTGCCTGACCCCGCCGACACCGGGCACCCCCGACTCGGGCCTGGCCGGCTGGTTCGCCGGCCGGCCGGACTCGTCGAAGCTCCCCGGCCCGCAGGGCCTCTACAGCGACTACGGCTACGCCGGATACAGCTACACCACGTACGACATCGAAGGCGGCTGCGCCTCGACGCTGCTGCACCCGGAATACCGGGTCACCACCACGATCGCCAACGGCGAGTTCATGCTCGCCACCGCCATCATCGGCGCATCGAACGCGCTGCGGGAACGGGCCTGGAGTCCGCAGTCGATGTGGGGCTGGGCCGATCCGCTGGTCGAGCAGGCCACCAAGGCGATCTACCAGAAGGTGTTCAGCGTCTTCGGCATCGTTACGCTCTGCGTGGTGGGGCTCTACCTGATCTGGCGTTCCCGGCAGTCCGACATGAGCAACGCCATGACCACCGCCGGATGGGCCGTCTTCGTGATGGTGGCGGTCACCGCGGTGGCGGCGTGGCCGGTGGCGTCCGCCAACGTGGCGGACCGGGCCCTGGTGAGCGGCCTCGGCGTCGTACACGACGCAGTCGGACCACGAGCGGCTGACACGCCCCCAGAGCGGTGTGACGATCCGACCCCGGGCGCCTGCACCGACAACCGCCCTCCGGCGGTACGGGCAAGCGACACGTCCACGGAGACGATGCTCTACCGCAACTGGCTGCGGGGGGTGCTCGGTTCGGCTGACACCGAGACGGCCCGGAAGTACGGACGCGCGCTGTACGACGCCAAGTCACTGTCCTGGGACGAGGCACAGAAGTTGCGGGACAATCCCGCTACCCGACAGGCGACCATCGACGCCAAGGGTCGGCAGTGGATGAAGGTCGCCGAGCAGATCCGGGCCGAGGATCCGGAGGCCTACGAGTACCTCCAGGGCACCCGGGACATGGACCGGGTGGGAGCGGGCTTCATCGCCGTGCTCGCCGCGCTGCTCTTCGCGATGTTCGACCTCACCGCGTCGCTGCTGGTGCTGCTCGGCTTCCTGATCTTCCGCTGGGCGGTGGTCGCCGCACCGATCCTCGGCACCGTCGGGCTGATGCGCCCGGCCAGTGCCGGTATCCGGCGGCTCGGGAACGCCGTCGTCGCGGCCATCTTCAACATCGCGATCTTCGGTACCGGCGCGGCCGTCTACCTACTCGCGGTCGATCTGGTGATGAGTACCCCGACCCTCCCGGGCTGGCTCCAGGTGGTGCTGGTCTGGCTCTGTGGCGTGGTGGGATGGCTGCTGCTGCGGCCCTACCGGCGGATCACCCAGCTCGGTGGCAAGGACGCCACCGCCGCGGTCACCTCGGCCGGCTCGTGGCACCGCCAGTTCTTCAAGGACATGCGGGAGGCCGCGAAACTCAACGCCGCCGAACCGGGTGGTTCGGCCGAACCGCAGTCCGCCAAGCGCCGGCAGGTCGTCGTCGAACAGTCCAATCTGCGTCCGGAGGCACGGCTGGAGGATCCGGCGCACTCCTCCGAGAGCCGTGACCGCCCCGGGGAGAAGGTTCCGCCGTCGGCGGAGCCGGCGGCCGCCCCCTCCCGCGAACCGGCACAGCCGCCGGTCCAGCCGCGGCGCCCGGCACAGTGGACAGGTCCGGACGTCCCGGAAAGCGCTCCCTCCTTCGCCATCTACCGTCCGGGGTCGGGCGACCGTGCGACAGCGCCGGATCCGACGCCGCGGGTACGAACCGAGGCGAGGTGA
- the folP gene encoding dihydropteroate synthase: MPDLLRADHPVVMGVLNVTPDSFSDGGRYTDLDAAVRHGVEMREQGADLVDIGGESTRPGADRVDAETETARILPVVRALADLGVPMSVDTSRASVAAAALDAGAAVVNDVSGGLADPAMAGVVAAAGCPWVLMHWRGHSKRMRDLARYADVVRDVRAELAQRIEAALAAGVAADRIVVDPGLGFAKGAEDNWRLTTGLPELLSLGYPLLFAASRKSYLGQLLAGPDGTPRPTGGRTAATVATSVLAVAAGAWGVRVHDVRETVDALAVWQASGRPRLATTPDPTPPDATVGRTGQPGARGPAEGGPR, translated from the coding sequence GTGCCTGATCTGCTGCGCGCCGACCATCCGGTGGTGATGGGGGTACTCAACGTCACGCCGGACTCGTTCTCCGACGGCGGGCGGTACACCGACCTGGACGCTGCCGTGCGGCACGGGGTCGAGATGCGCGAGCAGGGCGCCGACCTGGTCGACATCGGGGGTGAGTCGACCCGGCCGGGTGCCGACCGGGTCGACGCCGAGACGGAGACGGCCCGGATCCTGCCGGTCGTGCGTGCCCTCGCCGACCTCGGTGTCCCGATGAGCGTCGACACCAGCCGGGCCAGCGTGGCGGCGGCCGCCCTCGACGCCGGCGCCGCCGTCGTCAACGACGTGTCCGGCGGACTGGCCGACCCCGCCATGGCCGGGGTCGTGGCCGCCGCCGGCTGCCCCTGGGTGCTCATGCACTGGCGTGGCCATTCGAAGCGGATGCGGGACCTCGCCAGATACGCGGACGTGGTCCGCGACGTACGGGCCGAACTCGCCCAACGGATCGAGGCGGCGCTTGCCGCCGGGGTCGCGGCGGACCGCATCGTCGTCGATCCCGGACTCGGCTTCGCCAAGGGTGCCGAGGACAACTGGCGCCTGACGACGGGCCTGCCGGAGCTGTTGTCGCTGGGCTATCCGCTGCTGTTCGCCGCCAGTCGGAAGTCGTACCTGGGACAATTGCTCGCCGGGCCGGACGGGACGCCGCGACCGACCGGCGGGCGTACGGCGGCCACCGTCGCCACCAGCGTGCTCGCGGTGGCGGCCGGAGCGTGGGGGGTACGGGTGCACGACGTACGCGAGACCGTCGACGCGCTCGCGGTGTGGCAGGCCAGTGGGCGTCCCCGCCTGGCGACCACGCCGGACCCGACGCCACCGGATGCCACCGTGGGACGAACGGGCCAACCGGGTGCCCGCGGCCCGGCCGAAGGAGGACCACGATGA
- the folB gene encoding dihydroneopterin aldolase, with protein sequence MTDRISLTGLRAHGRHGVFDFEREQGQDFVVDVVLDVDLRPAAASDDVGDTVHYGELAERLVAVVTGEPVNLIETLAERLVAVCLSDVRVSSATVTVHKPQAPIPHDFADVAVTLTRTRQAVA encoded by the coding sequence ATGACCGACCGGATATCCCTGACCGGGCTCCGTGCGCACGGCCGGCACGGGGTCTTCGACTTCGAACGCGAGCAGGGCCAGGATTTCGTCGTCGACGTCGTGCTCGACGTCGACCTGCGGCCGGCGGCCGCCTCGGACGACGTCGGCGACACCGTTCACTACGGGGAACTCGCCGAGCGGCTGGTGGCGGTGGTGACCGGCGAGCCGGTCAACCTGATCGAGACGTTGGCCGAGCGGCTGGTGGCGGTGTGCCTGTCGGACGTTCGGGTCAGCTCGGCGACGGTCACCGTGCACAAGCCGCAGGCGCCGATCCCGCACGACTTCGCCGACGTCGCGGTCACCCTGACCCGGACCAGGCAGGCGGTCGCGTGA
- the folK gene encoding 2-amino-4-hydroxy-6-hydroxymethyldihydropteridine diphosphokinase, which yields MTRAVLSLGSNLGDRIGQLRAAVASFDDVLLVASGVYETPPWGDADQPAYLNAAILVEDPRATPREWLERARAAEAAAGRLRDPARRFGPRTLDVDVIVVWDAAGEPVLSDDPELTLPHPRASSRAFVLRPWIDIDPYGRLPGHGWLTDLLNAEPLASEVRDVSPRPDLPLESVS from the coding sequence GTGACCCGGGCCGTGCTGTCGTTGGGCAGCAACCTGGGCGACCGGATCGGGCAGCTACGGGCGGCGGTGGCGTCGTTCGACGACGTGCTGCTGGTCGCGTCCGGGGTCTACGAGACGCCGCCGTGGGGCGACGCCGACCAGCCGGCGTACCTGAACGCCGCGATCCTCGTCGAGGATCCGCGGGCCACGCCGCGGGAGTGGTTGGAGCGGGCCCGGGCCGCCGAGGCGGCGGCGGGGCGGCTGCGCGACCCCGCCCGCCGCTTCGGGCCACGCACCCTCGACGTCGACGTGATCGTGGTCTGGGACGCCGCCGGTGAGCCGGTGCTCAGCGACGACCCGGAGTTGACCCTGCCGCATCCGCGGGCGTCGTCGCGGGCCTTCGTCCTTCGGCCGTGGATCGACATCGACCCGTACGGCCGGTTGCCCGGGCACGGTTGGCTGACCGACCTGCTCAACGCCGAGCCGTTGGCGAGCGAGGTCCGGGACGTCAGCCCGCGACCGGATCTGCCACTAGAGTCGGTTTCGTGA
- a CDS encoding DUF3180 domain-containing protein has translation MGPTRPATLVVAGLAAAALAWLVISNVYYRAFPDLPWLPTVTILGLAVLEGYAAVNTRARIDRRPGRDPVEPLTVARFVVLAKASSLAGSIFAGFYGGIAAWLVIEPTKAASDDIPAATGGLIASLALVGAALWLERSCRVPKRPDEEQKSDESRE, from the coding sequence CTGGGCCCGACCCGACCGGCCACGCTGGTCGTCGCCGGGCTGGCCGCGGCGGCGCTGGCCTGGCTCGTCATCAGCAACGTCTACTACCGGGCGTTTCCCGACCTGCCCTGGCTACCGACGGTGACGATTCTGGGGTTGGCCGTGCTGGAGGGCTACGCGGCCGTGAACACCCGGGCCCGCATCGACCGCCGGCCGGGCCGCGACCCGGTGGAACCGCTGACGGTGGCACGCTTCGTCGTCCTCGCCAAGGCGTCCTCGCTGGCCGGTTCGATATTCGCCGGTTTCTACGGCGGGATTGCCGCCTGGCTGGTGATCGAGCCGACCAAGGCGGCGTCCGACGACATTCCGGCGGCCACCGGCGGGCTGATCGCGTCGCTGGCGTTGGTCGGCGCCGCCCTGTGGCTGGAGCGGTCCTGCCGGGTACCGAAACGCCCCGACGAGGAGCAGAAGTCGGACGAGTCCCGGGAATGA
- a CDS encoding ABC transporter permease, with translation MSYDESRFSRHDRSGADPLFGTRNDSALDSGRDSGRDPLAGRDASGSPGGPGAAGPGGSATTTAATGPDATGDRRTAEPTTTAAQRAVPPAVLEDVFDDPAHGEPGRDRMAIHVAWEIVLLLGVLAVAFLLYRENPDAVRVDALDSLLVFAAALGLLTLAAGLTLRAGTPNLALGPVAVASALHFAEQSDRGVLETVGVAALAAVVLGAVVAVVVVGFHVPAWAATLGAALAVVVFISQRSAPVEVQSGYDATGQALYFFGGFAALALLGGLLGSIRAIRRAVGRFRPVADPARRRGALAGALAAVVLVSSMLFAVLAGVLFAGDATTGPVVPTPGLEWTGLALGATLLGGTSVFGRRGGVFGTLLTVVLITLFVTYARERGWDVSLYAVAAATITAGLVVSRLVETFGRPRSATVHEEDWLNEPAITRTSGWSELRSEDRDSWSSGLPPQPADRRLDPWGSGRWGTDDR, from the coding sequence ATGTCGTACGACGAGTCGAGGTTTTCCCGACATGACCGGTCGGGCGCCGATCCGCTGTTCGGCACGCGGAACGACTCGGCCCTCGACTCGGGGCGCGACTCCGGCCGGGATCCGCTCGCGGGGCGCGACGCCTCCGGTTCTCCGGGCGGCCCGGGCGCGGCCGGCCCGGGCGGCAGTGCCACCACGACCGCGGCCACCGGCCCGGACGCGACCGGCGACCGCCGTACGGCTGAGCCGACGACGACCGCGGCGCAGCGTGCCGTACCCCCTGCGGTCCTCGAGGACGTGTTCGACGATCCGGCGCACGGCGAACCCGGCCGCGACCGGATGGCGATCCACGTGGCCTGGGAGATCGTGCTCCTGCTCGGCGTACTGGCCGTGGCGTTCCTGCTGTACCGGGAAAATCCCGATGCCGTACGCGTCGACGCGCTCGACTCGTTGCTGGTCTTCGCGGCGGCGCTCGGACTGCTCACCCTCGCCGCCGGCCTGACTCTGCGCGCCGGTACGCCGAACCTCGCCCTGGGCCCGGTCGCGGTCGCGTCGGCGTTGCACTTCGCCGAGCAGAGCGACCGGGGCGTCCTCGAGACCGTCGGGGTCGCCGCGCTCGCGGCCGTCGTACTCGGTGCCGTGGTCGCCGTGGTGGTCGTCGGGTTCCACGTACCCGCCTGGGCCGCCACGCTCGGTGCCGCACTCGCCGTCGTGGTCTTCATCAGCCAGCGGTCCGCGCCGGTCGAGGTGCAGAGCGGGTACGACGCGACCGGGCAGGCCCTGTACTTCTTCGGCGGGTTCGCCGCCCTCGCTCTGCTCGGCGGCCTGCTCGGCAGCATCAGGGCGATCCGCCGCGCGGTCGGCCGGTTCCGGCCGGTCGCCGATCCGGCCCGCCGGCGGGGTGCCCTGGCCGGTGCGCTGGCGGCGGTGGTGCTCGTCTCGTCGATGCTCTTCGCCGTGCTGGCCGGGGTCCTCTTCGCCGGCGACGCGACGACCGGTCCGGTCGTGCCGACGCCGGGACTGGAGTGGACCGGGTTGGCGCTGGGGGCCACCCTGCTCGGCGGGACCAGCGTGTTCGGTCGGCGCGGCGGGGTCTTCGGCACCCTGCTCACCGTCGTGCTCATCACGCTGTTCGTCACGTACGCGCGGGAACGTGGGTGGGACGTGTCGCTGTACGCGGTGGCCGCCGCGACGATCACCGCCGGACTGGTCGTCTCCCGTCTGGTCGAGACGTTCGGGCGGCCGAGGTCGGCGACCGTACATGAGGAGGACTGGCTGAACGAACCGGCGATCACGCGTACCTCGGGTTGGTCGGAGCTGCGGTCGGAGGACCGTGACTCCTGGTCGAGCGGACTTCCACCGCAGCCCGCCGACCGGCGGCTCGACCCGTGGGGCAGTGGCCGGTGGGGGACGGACGACCGTTGA